The Nicotiana tabacum cultivar K326 chromosome 14, ASM71507v2, whole genome shotgun sequence genome contains a region encoding:
- the LOC107766023 gene encoding membrane protein PM19L-like, which produces MASGAGKSAAFMLLILNLLLYFIVIVIASWAVNHAIVRSKETASTLPIPARIFPIFFPFGNMATGFLIIFSLIAGMVGFITSLTGIQNVIQWNAPNLHAAAFSSLTTWLLTLLAMGLACKEIDMGWTDSNLRTLEVILIILSGTQMFCTGAIHAGIGDVATRDL; this is translated from the exons ATGGCTTCAGGAGCAGGAAAATCAGCAGCATTTATGCTTTTGATCCTTAATCTCTTGCTTTACTTCATTGTTATTGTAATTGCTTCTTGGGCTGTCAATCATGCCATAGTAAGATCCAAAGAAACAG CATCAACTCTGCCAATCCCAGCTAGGATCTTTCctatattttttccttttgggAACATGGCAACTGGTTTTCTCATCATATTTTCACTTATTGCTGGAATGGTTGGCTTCATCACCTCACTTACTGGAATTCAGAATGTGATACAATGGAATGCTCCCAATTTACATGCAGCTGCTTTCTCTTCTCTCACTACTTGGTTACTCACATTACTTGCCATGGG GTTGGCCTGTAAGGAGATTGATATGGGGTGGACTGACTCAAACTTG AGGACCTTGGAGGTAATATTGATAATATTGAGTGGGACACAAATGTTCTGCACTGGTGCTATTCATGCTGGAATTGGAGATGTTGCTACTCGAGACCTTTAA
- the LOC107766022 gene encoding glutamine synthetase, chloroplastic yields MAQILAPSAQWQMRMTKSSTDANPLTSKMWSSVVLKQNKRLAVKSSAKFRVFALQSDSGTVNRVEQLLNLDVTPYTDKIIAEYIWIGGSGIDMRSKSRTISKPVKHASELPKWNYDGSSTGQAPGEDSEVILYPQAIFKDPFRGGNNILVICDAYTPAGEPIPTNKRHKAAQIFSDSKVVSEVPWFGIEQEYTLLQQNVKWPLGWPVGGYPGPQGPYYCGAGADKSFGRDISDAHYKACLYAGINISGTNGEVMPGQWEFQVGPSVGIEAGDHIWCARYILERITEQAGVVLSLDPKPIEGDWNGAGCHTNYSTLSMREEGGFEVIKKAILNLSLRHKEHISAYGEGNERRLTGKHETASIDKFSWGVANRGASIRVGRDTEKQGKGYLEDRRPASNMDPYVVTGLLAETTILWEPTLEAEALAAQKLALNV; encoded by the exons ATGGCTCAGATCTTGGCTCCATCTGCACAATGGCAGATGAGAATGACAAAGAGCTCAACAGATGCTAATCCCTTGACTTCAAAGATGTGGAGTTCTGTGGTGTTGAAGCAGAATAAAAGACTTGCTGTTAAAAGCTCCGCCAAATTTAGAGTCTTTGCTCTCCAATCTGATAGTGGCACTGTGAACAGAGTGGAACAGCTGCTAAACTTGGATGTAACTCCGTACACTGACAAGATCATTGCTGAATATATTTG GATTGGAGGGTCTGGAATTGACATGCGCAGTAAATCAAGG ACTATTTCAAAGCCAGTCAAGCATGCTTCTGAACTTCCAAAGTGGAACTACGATGGATCAAGTACTGGACAAGCACCTGGAGAAGACAGTGAAGTCATTCTATA CCCTCAGGCAATATTTAAAGATCCTTTCCGCGGTGGCAACAACATCTTG GTTATCTGTGATGCCTACACACCAGCTGGAGAACCAATTCCAACAAACAAACGCCATAAAGCTGCTCAGATTTTTAGCGACTCAAAAGTTGTATCTGAAGTTCCATG GTTTGGAATAGAGCAAGAGTACACCTTACTCCAGCAAAATGTAAAGTGGCCCTTAGGTTGGCCTGTTGGAGGCTACCCCGGACCTCAG GGTCCTTACTACTGTGGTGCTGGAGCGGATAAATCATTTGGCCGTGATATATCAGATGCTCACTACAAGGCTTGCCTGTATGCTGGAATTAACATTAGTGGTACTAACGGAGAGGTTATGCCAGGACAG TGGGAATTTCAAGTAGGTCCTAGTGTGGGAATTGAAGCGGGAGATCACATCTGGTGTGCTAGATACATCCTTGAG AGAATTACTGAACAAGCAGGAGTTGTTCTCTCACTTGATCCAAAACCAATTGAG GGTGACTGGAATGGTGCCGGATGCCACACTAACTACAG TACACTGAGCATGAGAGAAGAGGGAGGATTTGAAGTAATAAAGAAAGCGATTCTGAATCTCTCCCTTCGCCACAAGGAGCATATAAGTGCTTATGGAGAAGGAAATGAGAGAAGGTTGACTGGAAAGCATGAAACTGCAAGCATTGACAAATTTTCATGG GGAGTTGCTAACCGTGGTGCCTCAATCCGTGTGGGGCGTGACACTGAGAAGCAAGGCAAAG GTTATTTGGAAGACCGCCGCCCAGCTTCAAACATGGACCCCTATGTTGTGACCGGATTACTTGCCGAAACTACTATACTGTGGGAGCCAACCCTTGAGGCTGAAGCTCTTGCTGCTCAAAAGCTCGCATTGAATGTTTAA